One Helianthus annuus cultivar XRQ/B chromosome 12, HanXRQr2.0-SUNRISE, whole genome shotgun sequence genomic region harbors:
- the LOC110893292 gene encoding uncharacterized protein LOC110893292, with product MSGCTPEQQVPYVSGLLQDGALLWWDRMVQELGEVVAYAMSWSELKEIMRKEYCSQKDIQGLELEFWELQKEGPDVVKHVKRLYDLSRVVPYLVEPELKRMEQSIWELTPQALSLMMVSTPPSPVIAHVIGLELTKEALRLVKLSIPDEKKETPVETSGKNNRKLGKFQGGDQANERRRAKKGKMYLGNLPKCEVCQRHHNGKCGNRKCDNCGKRGHDRETCWQETKRGKEGCNCGGMGHLGKDCPREINQDHEGASNTGASKACQDHEMVVGTFFINPKSCIHVL from the coding sequence ATGAGTGGTTGCACGCCAGAGCAGCAAGTCCCGTACGTTTCCGGATTGCTACAAGATGGAGCTCTATTATGGTGGGACCGTATGGTTCAAGAATTAGGCGAGGTTGTAGCATATGCGATGTCGTGGAGCGAGCTGAAAGAAATAATGCGGAAGGAGTACTGTTCTCAGAAGGATATCCAAGGGTTGGAACTAGAGTTTTGGGAGCTACAGAAGGAAGGTCCAGATGTGGTGAAGCACGTGAAAAGGCTTTACGATTTGTCGCGAGTCGTTCCGTACCTAGTGGAACCCGAGTTGAAGAGAATGGAGCAATCCATATGGGAACTGACACCTCAAGCCTTGAGCTTGATGATGGTATCAACGCCACCATCCCCCGTGATTGCCCATGTGATAGGACTGGAACTCACTAAGGAAGCACTTAGGCTGGTGAAACTTTCGATCCCGGACGAGAAGAAGGAAACACCAGTGGAGACATCTGGAAAGAACAATAGAAAGCTTGGTAAATTTCAGGGAGGTGATCAGGCAAATGAAAGGAGaagggccaaaaagggaaagatgtACCTGGGTAATCTACCTAAGTGTGAAGTATGCCAGCGCCATCATAACGGGAAGTGCGGTAATAGGAAGTGTGACAATTGTGGGAAGAGGGGACAcgacagggaaacgtgttggcagGAGACGAAAAGAGGAAAGGAAGGTTGTAACTGCGGTGGTATGGGGCACCTTGGAaaggattgcccaagggagatcaACCAAGACCATGAAGGAGCATCCAACACCGGAGCTAGTAAAGCATGCCAGGACCATGAGATGGTCGTCGGTACGTTCTTTATCAACCCAAAATCTTGCATTCACGTTCTTTGA
- the LOC118485126 gene encoding uncharacterized protein LOC118485126, producing the protein MSGCTPEQQVPYVSGLLQDGALLWWDRMVQELGEVVAYAMSWSELKEIMRKEYCSQKDIQGLELEFWELQKEGPDVVKHVKRLYDLSRVVPYLVEPELKRMEQSIWELTPQALSLMMVSTPPSPVIAHVIGLELTKEALRLVKLSIPDEKKETPVETSGKNNRKLGKFQGGDQANERRRAKKGKMYLGNLPKCEVCQRHHNGKCGNRKCDNCGKRGHDRETCWQETKRGKEGCNCGGMGHLGKDCPREINQDHEGASNTGASKACQDPEMVVGTFFINPKSCIHVL; encoded by the coding sequence ATGAGTGGTTGCACGCCAGAGCAGCAAGTCCCGTACGTTTCCGGATTGCTACAAGATGGAGCTCTATTATGGTGGGACCGTATGGTTCAAGAATTAGGCGAGGTTGTAGCATATGCGATGTCGTGGAGCGAGCTGAAAGAAATAATGCGGAAGGAGTACTGTTCTCAGAAGGATATCCAAGGGTTGGAACTAGAGTTTTGGGAGCTACAGAAGGAAGGTCCAGATGTGGTGAAGCACGTGAAAAGGCTTTACGATTTGTCGCGAGTCGTTCCGTACCTAGTGGAACCCGAGTTGAAGAGAATGGAGCAATCCATATGGGAACTGACACCTCAAGCCTTGAGCTTGATGATGGTATCAACGCCACCATCCCCCGTGATTGCCCATGTGATAGGACTGGAACTCACTAAGGAAGCACTTAGGCTGGTGAAACTTTCGATCCCGGACGAGAAGAAGGAAACACCAGTGGAGACATCTGGAAAGAACAATAGAAAGCTTGGTAAATTTCAGGGAGGTGATCAGGCAAATGAAAGGAGaagggccaaaaagggaaagatgtACCTGGGTAATCTACCTAAGTGTGAAGTATGCCAGCGCCATCATAACGGGAAGTGCGGTAATAGGAAGTGTGACAATTGTGGGAAGAGGGGACAcgacagggaaacgtgttggcagGAGACGAAAAGAGGAAAGGAAGGTTGTAACTGCGGTGGTATGGGGCACCTTGGAaaggattgcccaagggagatcaACCAAGACCATGAAGGAGCATCCAACACCGGAGCTAGTAAAGCATGCCAGGACCCTGAGATGGTCGTCGGTACGTTCTTTATCAACCCAAAATCTTGCATTCACGTTCTTTGA